In Gossypium raimondii isolate GPD5lz chromosome 12, ASM2569854v1, whole genome shotgun sequence, a single window of DNA contains:
- the LOC105765721 gene encoding carbonic anhydrase 2 — MAKHSAEVVVEGLKKILLNVQEELDEKVQSKVEKLIAELQGREHHHHPPPPPPCDHDAQRLDDGFHFFKTNIFDKNRECFKKLAEDQHPKFLVISCSDSRVSPSVVLNFKPGEAFAGRNIANMVPQFDQLRHTEIGSVIEYAVKELQVDNILIMGHSRCGGIKRLMSLPDQTQTYDFIDEWVKIGLPAKKKVLEEAGDLCPEQQRTLCEKESVKNSMGNLLTYPFVRSAVVNGTLTLRGGYYDFVNGDFEQWKMCTKPCHPQ, encoded by the exons GGCAAAGCATTCAGCTGAAGTTGTTGTTGAAGGATTGAAGAAGATTCTCCTCAA TGTCCAAGAAGAGCTGGATGAGAAGGTTCAAAGCAAAGTTGAGAAGCTTATCGCCGAGCTCCAAGGCAGagagcatcatcatcatcctcctcctcctcctccttgtGACCATGATGCTCAAAGGCTAGACGATGGCTTTCACTTCTTCAAGACCAACATATTTGA CAAAAACCGAGAATGTTTCAAGAAACTTGCAGAAGATCAGCATCCCAAG TTCTTGGTGATTTCATGCTCGGATTCACGAGTAAGCCCTTCAGTCGTTTTGAATTTCAAACCAGGAGAAGCCTTCGCCGGCCGCAATATTGCTAATATGGTTCCTCAATTTGACCAG TTGAGACACACTGAAATTGGTTCAGTCATCGAGTATGCAGTTAAAGAACTTCAG gTGGACAACATATTGATAATGGGACATAGCCGTTGTGGTGGCATAAAGAGGCTTATGAGTCTTCCAGATCAAACTCAAACATA TGACTTCATTGATGAGTGGGTGAAAATTGGTTTGCCAGCAAAGAAAAAGGTACTGGAAGAAGCTGGTGACCTGTGCCCCGAACAACAAAGAACGCTTTGCGAAAAG gAATCAGTGAAGAACTCGATGGGAAATCTACTGACGTATCCGTTTGTGAGGAGTGCAGTGGTGAATGGAACATTGACACTAAGAGGAGGTTACTATGATTTTGTTAATGGAGATTTTGAGCAATGGAAGATGTGTACCAAACCATGCCACCCACAATAA